A stretch of DNA from Macrotis lagotis isolate mMagLag1 chromosome X, bilby.v1.9.chrom.fasta, whole genome shotgun sequence:
CTCCCATTTTCTCATGCTTACTCTCTAAGGTTGtctctaaggtcacacagctgggtatcAGTTTTATATGTGTTTTTTACACCTCTGTAGGTGTTTATTGTTTCTTCCAATTAGAgtccttgagaaaaaaatagttttctttctttttttgcaactGCCAATATTTTGCAAATTGCCACATAGgaggtattttaaaataattttttatcaattgattcaataattcacatttatatagcacttgaagAGATAGTATTACATGGTACATGAAAGGTACAGTCTCTCGTGAATTCTGATTCTGACTATGcaaccttgatcaagtcacttaatctctcagtttcCCTAGGAAACCCTAGTAGTGTGAGTTATAAACAAATTGCTGACCTGCATTATTGAAGGAGGGATTTCCACGCCAAGAATATTTCATATTAACAAAAACATGGGTCTAAACCCTGTCCCTCTaccaaaaaatttataaatagcaATCTAagttttacaaaacacttttcatacattATCCTTGGTCCTTAACCTACAGAtatttatttcccccctttttattttgtttgattttttttgtttgtttgtttttgcaaggcaatgggattaagagacttgcccaaggacacacaaccaagtaattattaagtgtttgaggcccaatttgaactcatgttctcctgacttcacagcacctctattcactgtaccacctagctgtcccctatttcctcctttttaaagataagaaaattgtgATCTAAAGAAGTTGAATGATTTGTCCCTGGACTCGTGGCTGGCAAATATTCAAGGCAACATTCAATCCCAaatgtctcctgactccaaaaccagcaCTAGATCATGCTACTGTGCTAGGTCACAATTCTTCCTAGGACTCAAAGATTATGTCTCTTCCTAAGATTTATTGACTCAGTAATATGACACCGGGGCTTCTACCAGGAAACTCTCCAATTTGAGGATTAAAATATGCCTTCTAATACACACTTCTGTATAGAGTCAAGTATAAAGAATGTATGTTTTTGCCTCCCTTTTAATAAGACTGTATGGAGTTTCTAGGGGATTATGTCTGCCCAGAAGAGATTTTAATGAATTGTTTGAATTGTGCAAAAGATTTAGCAGTCATTGATTGATAGATAGGATTTCACAGGGGAGCACTTATCTTAACCTCAGAAGTAAATGTCAATTTATCTCAGTCTGAAATGAATTTGAAGTGGTCAATGTCTATAAGGGATGCCACTAAATCATAGCATAATGTGGAGATCTAATTTCCGTCAGGTCAATCAAGCAGGAAAGCATATTACCTTGTAAGAAGTCACCTCCCTGGTGAGTGAACATTATGAGAACTATTAGGTAACAATCAATTTCAAGTGAGCTAATGCTACTAATTTTACCAGTGTAGCCAGGGAAGGGATCTTGCTAGAGAGTTCATCTAAGAAAGCATGGCCACTTTCTAAAAACAGCAGATGaaatgtcatgaaagtttttttttaaaggtgacattttaatataaaaatataaataagtttGGAACACTGCCTGAATGATTTTTTATATAAGCACTGTAATGTTTACGTAacataacatattttctttttttatttttttttttgcagggcaattgggttaagtgacttgcccaaggtcacacaactgggtaattattgtctgaggacacatttgaactcaggtcctcctgattccagggccggtgctctatcttcttcactacctagctacccaacTTTGACTCATGGTAGGCAATGAGATGGGAACAGAATTGAATAAAAGAGACAAAACTAATGGGATGGGACAAGTAGGATTTTTCTCTAGAGGGCCAAATTTAGAGTTCAGTTAGTGAGAAAATTTAGTTGAAACAGTAAGCTCTCAGATgaccctcttcctcttctccaccTCAGTGGATGCACTCCATGTGAGCTCTTTCCTGACCCAGGTTTCTAACCAACTCATCATAATGGACTCCCTAATAGCAGTTTTTCCCTTTGATGGCTAAAGTTCAGGCTTAAAAACTTGAATTGATTATATGCTTTTTGCCACTTACCTTTGATATTGCCCTTGACAAAAAATTCTTAGTTATGGCTCtgggaagaagagggggaaatatatttacttttttggaaattatatagcatttttaataGTCTCAATCTTCTCCCTGAAACAGAATTCcatgtttttaatataaatattttttccagtgaTGCTGCATGGTTATGAAACTTGTAATGTCATAATCTCTGGAGAATTAAAATTACAGGTCACCCAATGAAATAAGTACATGGTGTGTGTGAATAGGTTATAAcatattaccaaaaaaattacataagaGAAGTTGTGAAGAATATTAGCAGAGAGATGcataactggaaaaggaaataggtcAGTTATGTAACAAGATCAAGGGATGATAGAATGATCTATGTACTCTACCAATATCCATACAATGccaagaaatctagaagaaagtCCCCAGAAATTTGGGTGGATACCTTGTGGAAGATTTaaggaagcagaaaaataagAGGTGTGTGGGAGAGGTGGCAACCTTCACCATTAGATGGGATACTTGAATTGATAATATCACAACTCTATTGTAATAACTACTCAAGAAGGCATGCTTTATATTTCCTTGAAAgtcatcagaaatattttaaagctcAGATTTTTTCAATCCTGTGAACTATAAGATTCTGTGACtgttatacatacacacacacacacacacacacacacacgcataaaCATACCAGTTAGCCAATGTTATGTTATAGTCTGCTCTGTCTCAAgatggaattgggggggggggggcggctaggtggtgcagtggatagagcaccggccctggagtcaggagtacctgagttcaaatctgacctcagacacttaataattacctagctgtgtggccttgggcaagccacttaaccccattgccttgcaaaaatctaaaaaaaaaaaaaaaaaaagatggaattggCCAACAGCTAGAGCCATAGAACCTCCCTCTAGCTAAATAAGGTAATCTATTAAGCAAAGCTAGTGTTCCTAAAGGAATGGGGCAGTTGAAATCCAAGGGAGGGATCTGAGACTATAGAAGATTCAAAACAATGGGTCATTGGAACCAGTAGTTCAACCAGATATTCAAGTTGGAAACTAGTAGGCAAGTATGGGAATGGACCACAAGGGGAGAAGACAATTTCATGACTTCTAATACTTCCACCCCTCAGTTCTTTCCCATGTACTGGCTacactcttcccttccccatcttgCCCCATTGTTTAATCAACTCTACACTACCCACTTCTAAATATCTTGTCCTTTATTCTATCAAAGATCTTGCCCTGCCAAACTCTATCCTTAAATCTACTACCTTTGATCCTACTAATAAGTtcctgaacagaaaaaaaatcaccaaactaTGTTGATTGGGTCTGCTACAAATTTCTGTTATGTAATTTCTCTACTGAGCCATCACTGTGGCAAGGCAATCCTTTTTACACTTCTCTAAATGAATCACTATCTATCCCACTCACCACAGCAtcttttccaaacctttttatCCCTCCTCAAACCTTCCATAGCTCCCCTGTCCCTCCCACTCTCTCAGTTGAgaatcttgcctcatattttacagaaaaataaatttaagtaacTTACCAAGAGCTCCTTCTCCTATTCACACTGAAGCTATGTGTACATCCCTGTCTCATAGCTCTCAGATGGCTTCTGCTATATTATCTCCTCTCCTATCTTTGCATGAAGAGGTGCCTGGCCAAGGCAACTGATCCCCTCCCATCCTCTCTATTCCAGCAGATTGCCCTGTATCATTCCCTATTTTCTGAAtaatcttcaatttctccctACCAGCTGCTTCGCTAATGCCTACAGACATGCTGATGTATCCCTTATCCTCAAAAAAAACCTCACTTGATCCATCCATTCCTACTAGCTATCATCCTGTCCAGAGTTGtcctgataaatatttaacaccAGTATGTAGGTAAGTTTAATTGTAATATGTAGGtattttaatctacattattcAAATTTTCTCCACCATTTTCCTATTATCTaagcaatcaacaaaacaattaatCAAGCCCTGATTCATAGTGCTTACCTAATTCTGAGGTATAAaaattcacattgaaaatttaacaattggttcttATGAGTGGATGCAAAATAACTAAGCATAACCCTGACCCaaaatctctccttcctttcccggCTAAAGTCCTTGAGAAAGAGAGGACCATCTATAATAGAAACCTCCATTTCCTgttctctcactctcttcataACTCTCAATAGTCTATCTACTGATCTCATCAACTGAAATTTCATTCAGCTGAAACTGTTTTCTTCAGAGTTACCACTGGACTCAATTACCAGAattaatggccttttctcaatctcattcttgacctctctgcaagcTTTGACAATTTCAATGACTCTCCTCTCCTGGATattcttctctctgggttttcttgacactgctttttcctggttctacttatttgaacatttcttctcagtctcctttgtagAATCTTCACCTAGAGCGTATCCATTAATCATTAAagggcagctcagtggtgcaTTGTGTAGagagcacttgccttggagtcaggaggaccagtgttcaaatcctgctttagatAGGTGatatttactagcagtgtgaccttgggcaaatcacttaaccctgattgcctcacatccagcaccatctccagctgtcctgatttatatctggccactagatccaggtggctgaagtagaggaaatgagactggtgacttagcacaacaccccttaTGGATTTCCCATAGACATCTttaactcaacatatccaaaactggAATGATTATATTTCCCTCCTAACCTCCTCCTCTTGCTAACCCCTTATCACTGTTTAGgataccaccatcctcccaggcTCATAGGCTCCCAAGGTAGGTGTCACCCTTtactcctcactctctcttacCTCCTCAAATCCAATCAATGGTTATGGCCCCATTTCTATTTCCACAACTCTCATATACAGTACCcttcttactctctctctctctctctctctctctctctctctctctctctctctctctctctctctctctctctctctctctgtactgCCACCACTCCGGCACTGGCTCTCCTTACCTCATGCCTGGATCATTGGAATAGTCTAATGTTAGTCTCTATGTTTCAATCCTCTCTCCACTCCATCCCATACTCCCCTCGACTGGAAAACTGACCTTCCTTAAATCCAGATCTATATCATTACTTCTATTTAATCAACTTCAGTGGTTCCAATCATCTCTAGGATCTAGTGTAAAATCCTCTGATTTAtatgaagatttatatgaactggcACCCTCCTTTCTTTACACCTTATTCCCCTTCAAGTATTCTGTGAagcagtgacactggcctccttgctgctTCTCATACACAATATTTACTCTCCCAACTCTGATCATTTTCATTCCATGATGCTTGAGATTTTCTCCtgcctcatctctacctcctggcttcctcaGTTTCCTGCAGGTCTCAGTTAAAAGTCTCAACAAGAGACCCTTCCCAGTCCCCCTTAACGCTAATTCTTTCCCTCTGAGGCAGCTAGGGGACCCAATAAATAGAACACTggatcttgaagtcaggagttgctgagttcaaatacagcctcagacatttactacctgtgtgaccttggaaaaatcacttgatctctgcctcagtgtcctctgCTATAATATTTCTCAGGGCTGTTGTAAAGATCCAATGAGacgatatttgtaaagcacctaacacagtacctggaaaatagaggtactaaataaatggctatttttcttccctctgagatcatctccttttaattctgaatttataatatttttatttagttgtttgcaaattgtcttttccattagactgtgagtttcttgggagatttttttttttttgccttttgtaaAAGTTTCTAACACAACTTAGTGGCTAGCACAAAACAAgagtttaataaaagtttgttgactgACTCAAAGTAAAGTACATAAGTTGACATCAGAAATTCTAAGTCTAGGCAAATGAGAGTAAGGTACGAAGGAAGGAGACAAACGGGCAGTTAAAATCATTCTAGCAAACTGCAGCAACAATCCCTTTGTTTCaactggtcttttttttaaaggatacaTTTTAGTGATAATTGTCATGACAGGAAGGGCTGATTTAGCTGGGTCCCTCTCCTGTCTGAATGGAGCTCTTTCAACTATGGGAATGAATCCCTACACTACTTAATCTTTCCCCCCCAGGTGACTCTTGGAGGTGAAACAGATCACAGGGAAATCATTACTATTCAGGTTTAAGGGACTAAAGACTCCTGATTCTCCCAGCGGAGGATAAAGGACATGGAAATTAGAAGTGCTGCCTTGCACCTTAATTgatgataacatttttaaaagtgatataTAACTTGGACCCCATCTAGGCAGGCTGAATGATGAAACACAATGGCTAGATTTTCCTCTACAAAGTGGTTGGTGTAGTGGAAATATGCCAAAGAATGCACTTCAACAATCAACAGTGCTTGATGTCTCAGACTTCTATCAAAGTTCACACCCTGATTTTCATAATCTACCTGTAGCCACAGCTCAGGTCACCCCTCATCCCCATCAAAATTCACCTATAAAAGCAGATTTCTCATTGTTGCCCCAAACAATTGCAGGCATATTTCCCCAAGACCCCACCTTACTCAAAGACCACTTCTTGCCCCCCTAAGAAGTACATATGTAAGGGGATAGGAAGTATTCACTTGAGAATCACTTTGTTAATGATCAAAAGTTTCCAGCCTGGTGTTTGTAAGTATAGCAGAAGGGGTAAGAGTATGAGAAATTTGTCAAGGGGGGTctctagaaaatatttattaaataattatactaTTTAAACATTTCAGAAACTCTAAACGTATTAACAATGAAACCACAAAAATTTTTCTGTGcccttagaggaaaaaaaaataattttatttcaataaatattcatgatAAACActaaaatttgtttcctttcatACTGAATAGATGGCATACGGTGGTTCCCTGAATGAAGGTTGGGAATGCCTACTCATTCTGACAACCTTGATTCTAGATCTTTTATCCTCCTCTCATCTAAAAAGTAGCTGGCCTTTCAACCTTTGGATgattctctgcccccccccccccccgccccggttATTCGCAACTACAGACATCTAACTTTTTAACTGCTTCTTTAGTGAGGACACTTcagtactatttttttctttcttcctatctttatTGCCTGGCTGCCTGATTTCTGATTTCCTAAACATGAGCGACCATGGTATAATCAACAGCTTGCTCTCTCAGTGCTTGCCCTTGTCTACTTTTCCTCTTCTTGGCCTTGACTGATGGTTTCAATTTCCCATTCATCATGTTTCATGATGGTAATGGTTCTATGAAAGATCAGGGGGAATAGAAGTTTCTAAGATCTGTATTTAGTCCTAATATAGCTATGCAAAAGAGATCAAATAGAAATACATACATTATGCCAACTGAGCAGATTGaattctttttgatattttcctaTCTTACATCTGACACAGAGCTCCACTAACACAACATTCGTCTTTGATGTCTCATCATAGTGTGGAGACAACCTTATGATCTCAAAGTCTGCAGCGGATTGTAAGTTCTGGCATGTctgattaaactttttttttaaagtttcaaataATAGTTGACAGTCTTCATAGCCGCTGCCTGAGGACCAGTCTTGTGCAACTCATAGATTTTATCAGGAGGCTGACCACCAGACAATacatttttctaagaaaaccaTGTCACTAAGTCACAAAGTGGTAATGATTATAATGAGGGGCAAAGTTTGTACAAATGTAATCATGGATTTTCTAAAGTGTTGAGAGACATCTGGAAAAATGTCTGTTGTATGATACTGCCCCCTGCCACCCAATCCACCCAAAAGTCTGTCAGCTTCAGTTAGGTCACTCAGTGATCCAGGGCCTTCCCACTATCACAGAAGCACATCCGGTCCACTGTTCTCCTCCCCTTTGCCTACATTTTCAATTATTATCCTTATTCCGATATCACAAAAGCCATCCAATGTTATATTACCTACTATATTGATGATAGAGTCCTTACTCTCATAATCCAAAAAGTAAATCTGATACAATGTCGACTATACCATAGTCTGGcttgctgatgtttgtccttcattctcaaagaagactatgacatcagggaggtgatgatgccatgacaagctagtgaattggatttaaggtgGGAGGGGAATATTGTGCTAAATTACcagctttctcctccagagccatctggatccagtgatcagGCCTGaatcaggagatggccctggatgccaagCGATCAAGGTTAAACGactttgcccaagctcacacagctaatgagcatcaagtgtctgaagctggattcaaattcccatcttcctgattccaaggccagtgctctatccactaggacATCTAACTACCGTTATATACTAAGTGTTAGAGCAACCTTAATACTCCAGTCTTAGAGTTAACAGTGTTTCCCAAAAGCCAACCTCAAATCTGTCAGTCTGGCACCcagttattgttgttcagtagtgTCTGGCAATTTTGAGACCCCTTTTaggatattcttggcaaagatactggagtggtttgtcatttacttttccagctcattttacagatgagtaaactgaggtgaatcgtgttaagtgacttgtccagggtcactagtaagttttgaactcaggaaagttAATCTTCCAGAATCCAAGCCCAGCAACCGTCTACTGGGCCACCTCGCTGCCCACAACGGGGGTATCTGAATAGCCGAGTCGCGGGACTCATGCTAGGGAAGAAACCCATCGCTCCGCCTAGTAACCAAGATTTTGTTCAGCTTTTTTCATCCCAATTTCTTTTCACACAGGCGACAACACCAGGGCTGTCTACTTGCCGATAGCTCCAGTTATCAAACTATTAGAATAGGGCGGTCTGAATTGGTCACAACTCTTCTTTGCAAAAAAATgtcgtgttttttttttttgaaggcaaagGGGAGAAATGAAGTGGAGAGAGGGATAAAAGGAGCTTTCCTCGACAAGTCTGGAGGTTTTCAGACGCGTGAAGCGGGCAGCCGGGTGACCCAGGGGATGGAGGGGGCTGGGGCTGGAGGCAGGGAGGCGCATCCTCAGTTCCAGTCTGGCCTCTCCTTTCAGGGGGGAGTTTAAGCAAGCGCCTTTCCTCTGAAGGCCAGCATGAGGGTACGCTTGAGGGGGGAAAGCTTGATTTCCGAGCCGGGCTCCCTCAGGACCAAGCCTGGGGCGGCCCTGGGCTTCTGCAGTCCGTCCGGGAGGGCGCTTTCCTGTCGCAGGCGCTGGGGAGGAGCGGGGCTGCTCCAGCACTGTGCGCTCCCGCTCACACCTGGCACGATGGTTTCCGGCGTACCGGGgtattttttaatgtgttttcccAAACCACAGATATCAGTGAGACGGCTGCTGCCAGGCAGGGAGGGGAGGCTGGGAAACCTGGGCCGGTGCACTTTCCGTTTCCCAGTCGTGGGCTCTTTAAAGGTCTGTCCCTCACTCACTCCTCGTctcctctgccccctccccctccccaactccgACGCCCGCCCTCGTCCATCCccgccctccccctcccccctcggAGCTGGGATCGAGTTGAGGCAGGGCCGGCTGGGCAGGGCCGCTTCCGGTTCCGGTTCCGGGGTCAGCACGCACGGGGTCTCCAACAGGCCTGTGCCCGAGGCGCCAGCTTCGAAGGACCCAGGGGCGGATCCCGCCCCGCTCGCTCCCGCGCCGGCATGGCCCCCAAGCCCGGCGGCCGCGTCGATCGCAAGGCGGCCAGGCGGCCCCGGCTCTCGGGGCGCCGCTTCACCAAGGCCGAGGACTGGTCCGACTGCCCTGCCCTAGGCCCGGGCTGGAAGAGGCGGGAGAACTTCCGAAAGCGGGGAGCCACCTGCGGCCTCTCGGACACCTACTACCTGAGCCCCTCGGGCGCGCAGATCCGCAGCAAGGTGGAGCTGGCCCGCTACCTGGGCCCGGGCTGGGATCTCAGCGGCTTCCACTTCAAGCTCGGGGTGCGGCAGCCCTCGCCCGCGCAGGCAGCGGCGGCGGCGCCGCCCAGCCACACCGAGAGGCCGCGACGAGGGCCGGGAAGGCCCAGGAAGGAGCCCGCGCCCCCGCCCCGGGAGCCGCCCGCCGCCGAGGGGCCCCGCGCCGAGCCGCCCGCCGCCcagcccgccgccgccgccgccgccgccgccgccgagccCCCCGAGCCCGGAGCCCCCGCCCCGGCTCCGCGGCCCcagcccgccgccgccgccgccgccgccgccgaggcGCCCCGCGGAGACGCCGCCCAGACTGCCCGCATCGCCCCCGCCGAGACTCCGCCGAGCGACCGCGGCGGCGGCCACCCCCGGCGGCGATGGCGGCAGCGCTGGCTCCAGACCCTGGGCGGCGAGGGCCAAGGGGGCGCGCCCCCGGGGGCGCCGGCCCAGCCCGGCGGAGGCGCGTCCTGCGCGGCCGCGCCTGAGGTgtgcgccgccgccgccgcggccccCGCGGACCCCGTCAGTGCCGCCCCCgagcccgccgccgccgccgcccccgcccccgccgccgccgccgccgccgccgccccgaaGCCGCGGGCCCGGGGCTCCGACTGCGGCCTGTGCGCCGGCTGCCAGACCCGCGAGGACTGCGGGGTCTGCTGGATCTGCGCCCGCGAGGGGAAGCCGGGCCTGGTCCGGCGCTGGCGCTGCCTGGCCAGGCGCTGCCAGCAGAAGCGCCTGACGAGGAAAGCCAGGGCCTCGGGGGCCAGGAAGCCCCCCGGCCGCCGCCCGgccgcgcccgcgcccgcgccctcgccaccgccgccgccgccccagccccagccccagccgcCGTCCCCGGGCCCGGCCGCCGGCCCCGCGCTCCCGGCCGACCGCCACCGCCGCGCGCGCAGCAGCCGCAGGTGCGGGACCTGCGCGGCCTGCCGCCGGCTGCTGGACTGCGGCGAGTGCGACTTCTGCCTGGACAAGCCCAAGTTCGGGGGCTTCAACCAGAAGCGCCAGAAGTGCCGCTGGAGGCAGTGCCTCAGCTTCGCCATCAAGCGGCTCCTGCCGGCCAGGGACAGCGCCTCCTCGTCctcggaggaggaggaggaggaggaggaggaggaagaagaggtcaAGCCGCGGCCGCGGCCCCACTGGGCCAGGGCCAGGGGCCGCCTGGCCCAGAGGCTGGTGGCCGGGGCCCGGCGCAGGCCCCGGCAGAAGCCGCCGCCTCTGCCCCTGGTGCCGAAGCAGGAGGAGGGCGCCGACGCcccgcagcagcagcagcagcagccgctGGACACCAGCCTGGTCATCCTGCAGGGCGGCCAGCACATCCCGGTGCTGGGGCCCGTGCCCAAGGAGGAGCGCTCGCCCACGCCGTCCCCCGACCCCAGCCCGCCCGAGGGGCCCGAGGGGCTGGCGGCCTCCGGCCAGCTGAAGCAGGAGGTAAAGAACTCTGAGTCCCAGGCCCCCGCGGCCACCCCAGCAAGCCCCGGCGGCTCCCTGCCGGACCTGCCCGGCAAAGAGGCCGAGGGGGCCCAGCTGCAGCAGGTGGTGAAAGAGGAGGAAGACCCGGCACAAGAAGAAGTTGCGAGCACCCCGGTGATCATGGAGATCTACAGCTTGGGCAAGACCACCCCGGCCTCCACAGGACTCTTTGGAACCCTGGACAGTGTCCTGCAGGAGTTTCTGATGGAACTGAACGAGCTGCCCTTGCCCGCCCACTGGGAAGTGCTGCCCACGAGGGGACCGGACCTCTGCCTCATCCAGCGATCCATCGTGTCCACCGTGGCTGCCGCGGTCATCCACATCCAGCCGGGCCTGTACTTCCGGGTGGTGGTCCGGGATGTCCCGGTGCCCCCCACCCACGAGCTCTACTCTGCCCACCCGCTGCGGCTCACTACCGTAGATGAGGTGATAGAGCTCATCTGCAGCCTGGAAGCCTACCATTTGTGTCCAGGCTGGCCCGACAGCTGGCATCAGGGCCCGCGGTCCCCAGGTTGTGATGTCTTGGTCTACGAGGGCCGTTGCCAGTATTGCTGCCTAAAGCCTTGGTCTTTGGGGAGGAAGCTGTAACTGTGTTACCCTTTTGCCCTGCATTTTCCTTGTCCCTATGCACTGAGTTGGCCCAAGGGCCCCCGTTACCCTACCTCTTTCCCCTATGTTGTGTAGGAGAGTTTGTCGATCTGCACTGGAATGGCTGAGGTGAGGGCAAACATTCCCTCTACCAGCCTCCCCCTAAGAGCCAGCATTTACCCATCTTCTACCTCACCCCTCTCTCAGTAAGGACTGTTCTGAAGGTCCCTACTTGATTCTCTTTTGCCTCTCCAGGCTCCTGACACAGGAGTTGGGAAACCCACCACCCTTTACCCTCTCTCCTACCCTACCCCCAAACATCCACACACCATATTCCTCCTCTCTCCAACTCCTTCTCAAGAGACATGGGCTGGTTCCACAATTGGGAGTGAGGGACAGAGAGCGACCCTAATCAGGATTTACTGAGGGTCAGGTAGTCTTGGCCCTGACTTCAGAAGTTTAATTTCAGATTCTAGAAGAGGGGCCATTCTGCATTAATGACTGAAGTTGCTAGAGCAGATGGAAAGGTCCTGCAAGGGAAAAGGGGTGCCCTATCTCACTCATTCTCCTGGTATACCTTCACTCCATCCTTGCCCATGCACCTAAAGAGGCTGTGTTAGAGATGAGcaaaattcattgatttttttttatgtatcAGTGACCTATGTAGCCAGCTCTGCCCCCAACATGATTTttgctaactttattttttttttgtttcttaaaaaagaaattctactcTTCCTGCCATAGAGATATCAAAAGTAATTCAGCCAACCATTTCTTAGTTTTAAAAGCTGTAAAGGCTGGAAAGCAGGTCTATAACACAGGTTCCACACTAGAACCCCTTACTGACTCAAGACCAGGTATTTTATGTCATCATGGTTTTGCAAATGTATCTTAAGCCCCCTTCCAGTGTATGGTCTACTAGCAGACTAGGGACCATAAATCAAATAACAAAAACCTTAAGACAGAATAGAAAGTATTTAACGTGGAAATTCTCCAATTGCCGAAAGATGTGATTTTCTATATGTTCCAGTTCTATTAGTGAGGAAAGGGAGCAATTCCTGAACAATTCATGTTCCTAGGGGGTGTATCCTGGCTGAGATATCTCTTTTATTCCTCCCTGCTACAGCTTTGGTTCAGTGTTGCTTTTTTCACCTTCACAGTGTAATATTTATTGATCCTCTGACCAGTTGCTGCTGCCATCTGTTTATTCCTCAGAGGGGAGGTTAGCATTCTTTTGTGAAACTGCCCAGCC
This window harbors:
- the LOC141499193 gene encoding uncharacterized protein LOC141499193, giving the protein MAPKPGGRVDRKAARRPRLSGRRFTKAEDWSDCPALGPGWKRRENFRKRGATCGLSDTYYLSPSGAQIRSKVELARYLGPGWDLSGFHFKLGVRQPSPAQAAAAAPPSHTERPRRGPGRPRKEPAPPPREPPAAEGPRAEPPAAQPAAAAAAAAAEPPEPGAPAPAPRPQPAAAAAAAAEAPRGDAAQTARIAPAETPPSDRGGGHPRRRWRQRWLQTLGGEGQGGAPPGAPAQPGGGASCAAAPEVCAAAAAAPADPAAAAAAPKPRARGSDCGLCAGCQTREDCGVCWICAREGKPGLVRRWRCLARRCQQKRLTRKARASGARKPPGRRPAAPAPAPSPPPPPPQPQPQPPSPGPAAGPALPADRHRRARSSRRCGTCAACRRLLDCGECDFCLDKPKFGGFNQKRQKCRWRQCLSFAIKRLLPARDSASSSSEEEEEEEEEEEEVKPRPRPHWARARGRLAQRLVAGARRRPRQKPPPLPLVPKQEEGADAPQQQQQQPLDTSLVILQGGQHIPVLGPVPKEERSPTPSPDPSPPEGPEGLAASGQLKQEVKNSESQAPAATPASPGGSLPDLPGKEAEGAQLQQVVKEEEDPAQEEVASTPVIMEIYSLGKTTPASTGLFGTLDSVLQEFLMELNELPLPAHWEVLPTRGPDLCLIQRSIVSTVAAAVIHIQPGLYFRVVVRDVPVPPTHELYSAHPLRLTTVDEVIELICSLEAYHLCPGWPDSWHQGPRSPGCDVLVYEGRCQYCCLKPWSLGRKL